The following proteins are encoded in a genomic region of Clostridium kluyveri:
- a CDS encoding nitrogenase component 1 — translation MKVDLNTSVVKTREQRLGTIIGWKTGKTSDLSRDSAYTCGGCKGNGGKRLCEAIGPFTQGSSCSERMVECQAGEVRDAILIQHSPIGCGTSQVACNSIYRNGLANRKLPIENMKVINTNIKETDMVFGALEKLEQSIRDAWERHHPKAIFVATSCVTGIIGEDIDSVASKLHEEFKIPIVPMYCEGFRSKHWSTGFDATQHGILKYIVRKSSKKQEDLVNVINLWGSDVFTPILAELGLRVNYVVDMATVEDLEQLSEAAATVSFCHTLSSYLAAGLEEQFGVPEVKAPQPYGIAGTDAWIRELARVTHREEKAEAYIEKEHKRIAPKIKELKKLLSGKKGYAATGSAYSHGLIAVLGELGVQVDGSLVFHHDPVYDNNDATKDSLKFLVDNYGDVPNFSVSNRQQYQFYGLLKNVNPDFIIIRHAGLASLASRMGIPAVPLGDEHHAVGYQGILNLGETILDILARKKFHKDLSSHVKLPYTKWWLEQRDPYILEKQHYVVY, via the coding sequence ATGAAAGTTGATTTAAACACATCGGTGGTAAAGACCAGGGAACAACGTCTTGGTACTATAATCGGATGGAAAACTGGGAAAACTTCAGATCTTTCTAGAGATTCTGCATATACCTGCGGAGGATGTAAAGGTAATGGAGGGAAGAGGCTGTGTGAAGCTATAGGTCCCTTTACTCAGGGGTCCAGCTGCAGTGAAAGAATGGTGGAGTGTCAGGCGGGAGAGGTGAGAGATGCAATTTTAATTCAACATTCTCCCATAGGCTGTGGAACCAGCCAGGTGGCTTGTAATTCCATATATAGAAATGGCCTTGCAAATAGAAAATTACCTATAGAAAATATGAAAGTAATTAATACCAATATAAAAGAAACAGATATGGTATTTGGGGCACTTGAAAAACTAGAACAGTCCATAAGGGATGCCTGGGAGAGACATCATCCTAAAGCAATTTTTGTTGCAACTTCCTGTGTTACAGGTATTATTGGAGAAGATATAGATAGTGTGGCAAGCAAATTACATGAAGAGTTCAAAATTCCAATTGTTCCTATGTATTGTGAAGGTTTCAGATCAAAACACTGGAGTACAGGTTTTGATGCCACACAGCATGGAATCTTAAAATATATAGTTCGTAAAAGTTCTAAAAAACAAGAAGATCTGGTAAATGTAATTAATCTCTGGGGCAGCGATGTATTTACTCCAATACTGGCAGAATTAGGTCTTAGAGTTAACTATGTAGTAGATATGGCAACGGTAGAGGATTTAGAACAGCTTTCAGAAGCTGCTGCTACTGTTTCATTTTGCCATACTTTATCTTCTTACCTGGCAGCTGGTCTGGAAGAACAATTTGGAGTTCCAGAAGTCAAAGCACCTCAACCTTATGGAATTGCAGGAACAGATGCGTGGATAAGAGAACTAGCAAGAGTTACCCACAGAGAGGAAAAAGCAGAAGCGTATATAGAAAAGGAACATAAAAGAATAGCACCCAAAATAAAAGAACTTAAAAAATTATTAAGTGGCAAAAAAGGCTATGCAGCTACAGGTTCAGCTTACTCTCATGGACTTATTGCGGTGCTTGGAGAGCTTGGAGTTCAAGTAGACGGTTCCTTGGTGTTTCATCATGATCCTGTATATGATAATAATGATGCTACCAAAGATTCTCTGAAATTTTTAGTAGACAATTATGGAGATGTTCCTAATTTTAGTGTAAGCAATAGACAGCAGTATCAATTTTATGGACTGCTTAAAAATGTTAATCCTGATTTTATTATTATAAGACATGCAGGGCTTGCCTCTTTGGCATCTCGTATGGGTATACCGGCAGTTCCTCTTGGTGATGAACACCATGCTGTAGGTTATCAGGGGATTTTGAACTTAGGAGAAACTATTTTAGATATACTTGCACGTAAAAAGTTCCA